In Coturnix japonica isolate 7356 chromosome 7, Coturnix japonica 2.1, whole genome shotgun sequence, one DNA window encodes the following:
- the LRRFIP1 gene encoding leucine-rich repeat flightless-interacting protein 1 isoform X32 yields the protein MPIEADCLSPEAQKLAEARLAAKRAARAEAREIRMKELERQQKEEDSERYSRRARRNASASDEDERMSVGSRGSLRIEERPEKDFEKGARTVSSLSAATLASLGGTSSRRGSGDTSISVDTEASIREIKDIYELKEQIQDVEGKYMQGLKEMKDSLAEVEEKYKKAMVSNAQLDNEKTNFMYQVDTLKDALLELEEQLAESRRQYEEKSKEFEREKHAHSILQFQFKEIKEALKQRDEMLAKHGIIPDSDIATNGDASDVLDNEGHLDSSKAVPGTPQALKTAGDGMLGKAKEVDMKNEIVEDVGKREILQNSEHEEHKEESEEQEVQTLHADENTRAENLIEEPDALSTVMLPDSRFCKALDQFCKPVSGNACSSDDSDADDLRKETQSADTAARQPVSKEVEQSNLNPRTAENSEMGSLQGQDFESPQEMHGELNAEHELEKAALQQEEGEDVEASCALSANEAEQAADSAGDSSEVVSDQSGLPELVDSQSEVVNVERCAETLQCSGESAGSKVTEVLEKTLVESKDCTDGTANETGGDRAGEQNEVGSAVQGEKMERDSTGSEGEESCGSCAPSDPNEEGDDQAQIQPVSSEDSEEALLEEQNMQEQTELKPAEKGGQEEVLTGNLEEYSDCAEKQEKASGESAGSANEAEVSALHQTEPDTDTVKEMVSQETSLDPVISDDETEETEMQTGVMSGKGEENRIEYLEHDRTEDLKSKAELQMVQCSKETTGDSEDEKNISLESEAQNVVKQGESKEEFVACHSVTSENQVDKETFKEDTKQSELADQQGDGFTSMEGTDNSLAQKAELDGSVSEQLRLEGQAEEEQEDEGDAFDFDEDSEQILETDEKRDGGESDAQSEEDDGTSSMIRKAAPTGEAGERTGKIKTSDTLTKDDGLQHKEGNESEEAGHSQEEASALKTDEKADVSAEGNEASDSNEVEKAPGDSGLEQDLESAGCNRAESKEDLRGGRKGKGKSRDDCTVS from the exons GAAGACAGTGAGCGCTATTCACGTAGAGCCCGAAGAAATGCCTCG GCTTCGGATGAAGATGAGCGCATGTCAGTGGGTAGCCGTGGAAGCCTGAGG ATTGAGGAACGGCcagaaaaagattttgagaAG GGAGCACGTACTGTCTCAAGTCTGTCAGCAGCTACCTTAGCTTCCTTGGGTGGGACTTCTTCTCGAAGAGGCAGCGGGGATACATCCATCTCAGTGGATACAGAGGCATCTATTAGAGAAATCAAG GATATCTATGAGTTAAAGGAGCAGATTCAAGATGTAGAAGGCAAATACATGCAGggactgaaagaaatgaag GACTCTCTAGCTGAAGTTGAAGAGAAATATAAGAAGGCGATGGTTTCCAATGCTCAGCTAGacaatgagaaaacaaatttcatgTACCAAGTAGATACCCTGAAGGATGCACTCTTAGAATTAGAGGAACAGCTCGCAGAATCCAGGAGGCAATATGAAGAAAAGAGTAAA GAATTTGAGAGAGAGAAGCACGCTCATAGCATACTGCAGTTCCAATTTAAGGAAATCAAAGAGGCTTTGAAGCAAAGAGACGAAATGCTTGCA AAACATGGAATAATCCCAGACTCCGACATAGCCACCAATGGGGATGCATCAGATGTTCTCGATAACGAAGGACACTTGGATTCTTCCAAAGCTGTTCCAGGCACACCACAGGCATTAAAGACAGCAGGGGATGGCATGCTAG GCAAAGCCAAGGAAGTGGACATGAAAAATGAGATTGTGGAGGAtgtggggaaaagagaaatcttGCAGAATTCTGAGCATGAGGAACACAAAGAGGAGTCTGAGGAACAGGAAGTACAGACATTGCATGCTGATGAAAATACAAGGGCAGAAAACCTGATTGAAGAACCTGATGCTCTGTCAACAGTGATGTTACCAGATAGTAGGTTCTGTAAGGCTTTGGATCAGTTCTGTAAACCTGTGTCAGGGAATGCTTGTTCAAGTGATGATAGTGATGCAGATGATTTGAGAAAGGAGACACAGtcagcagacacagcagccCGGCAGCCTGTTAGCAAGGAGGTTGAACAGAGTAACTTAAACCCAAGGACAGCTGAGAACTCAGAAATGGGCTCACTGCAAGGTCAGGATTTTGAGAGTCCTCAGGAAATGCATGGTGAATTAAATGCAGAGCATGAACTGGAAAAAGCTGCTCTTCaacaggaagaaggagaggatgTGGAAGCTAGCTGTGCACTGAGTGCTAATGAGGCAGAACAAGCAGCAGACAGTGCAGGTGACAGCAGTGAGGTGGTTTCTGACCAGTCAGGGCTACCAGAGCTAGTGGACTCACAAAGTGAAGTGGTAAATGTAGAGCGCTGTGCTGAAACACTCCAGTGCTCAGGAGAAAGTGCTGGAAGCAAAGTTACAGAGGTCTTAGAAAAAACTCTTGTTGAAAGCAAAGACTGCACTGATGGAACAGCTAATGAAACTGGAGGTGATAGAGCTGGAGAACAAAATGAGGTTGGGAGTGCAGTTCAGggtgagaaaatggaaagagattCCACGGGCTCAGAAGGGGAGGAGTCATGTGGAAGCTGTGCCCCATCAGATCCAAATGAGGAGGGAGATGATCAGGCACAGATCCAGCCAGTTTCCTCAGAGGACAGTGAGGAAGCATTGTTAGAGGAACAGAATATGCAGGAACAAACGGAACTTAAGCCTGCTGAGAAAGGTGGACAGGAGGAAGTATTGACTGGAAACTTAGAGGAGTATTCAGATTGCgcagaaaagcaggagaaggCTTCAGGGGAGTCTGCAGGCTCTGCTAATGAGGCAGAAGTTAGTGCACTGCATCAGACAGAGCCAGACACGGACACTGTGAAAGAAATGGTGTCTCAGGAAACCAGTTTAGACCCAGTTATTTCAGATGATGAAactgaggaaacagaaatgcaaacaggaGTTATGtctgggaaaggagaggaaaatagaatagaatacTTAGAACATGATAGAACAGAAGACTTAAAATCAAAGGCAGAGCTTCAAATGGTTCAGtgcagcaaagaaacaacaggTGACTCAGaggatgagaaaaatatttctttagaaaGTGAAGCACAGAATGTAGTTAAACAAGGTGAATCTAAAGAGGAGTTTGTTGCATGTCACAGTGTAACTAGTGAGAATCAAGTTGATAAAGAAACGTTTAAAGAAGATACAAAGCAGTCAGAGCTCGCAGACCAGCAGGGTGATGGCTTTACTTCTATGGAAGGTACAGATAATTCTCTTGCACAGAAAGCTGAGCTGGATGGAAGTGTGAGTGAGCAACTTAGACTAGAGGGCCaagcagaggaagaacaagaagatGAAGGTGACGCATTTGATTTTGATGAGGATTCAGAACAGATACTGGAAACTGATGAAAAACGCGATGGAGGAGAATCTGATGCACAGAGTGAAGAGGATGACGGAACAAGCAGCATGATAAGAAAAGCTGCCCCTACAGGTGAAGCCGGAGAGAGAActggcaaaataaaaaccagtgACACCTTGACCAAAGATGATGGCTTACAGCATAAGGAAGGAAATGAGTCAGAAGAAGCAGGGCACTCGCAAGAGGAAGCGTCAGCACTGAAAACTGATGAGAAGGCTGATGTGTCGGCAGAGGGAAACGAAGCATCAGATTCTAATGAAGTGGAAAAGGCACCAGGTGACAGTGGTCTAGAACAGGATTTGGAGAGTGCCGGCTGTAACAGGGCTGAAAGCAAAGAGGATTTGCGAGGTGGTAGGAAGGGTAAGGGTAAATCCAGAGATGACTGTACAGTGTCCTGA
- the LRRFIP1 gene encoding leucine-rich repeat flightless-interacting protein 1 isoform X33: MPIEADCLSPEAQKLAEARLAAKRAARAEAREIRMKELERQQKEEDSERYSRRARRNASASDEDERMSVGSRGSLRIEERPEKDFEKGARTVSSLSAATLASLGGTSSRRGSGDTSISVDTEASIREIKDSLAEVEEKYKKAMVSNAQLDNEKTNFMYQVDTLKDALLELEEQLAESRRQYEEKSKEFEREKHAHSILQFQFKEIKEALKQRDEMLAKHGIIPDSDIATNGDASDVLDNEGHLDSSKAVPGTPQALKTAGDGMLGKAKEVDMKNEIVEDVGKREILQNSEHEEHKEESEEQEVQTLHADENTRAENLIEEPDALSTVMLPDSRFCKALDQFCKPVSGNACSSDDSDADDLRKETQSADTAARQPVSKEVEQSNLNPRTAENSEMGSLQGQDFESPQEMHGELNAEHELEKAALQQEEGEDVEASCALSANEAEQAADSAGDSSEVVSDQSGLPELVDSQSEVVNVERCAETLQCSGESAGSKVTEVLEKTLVESKDCTDGTANETGGDRAGEQNEVGSAVQGEKMERDSTGSEGEESCGSCAPSDPNEEGDDQAQIQPVSSEDSEEALLEEQNMQEQTELKPAEKGGQEEVLTGNLEEYSDCAEKQEKASGESAGSANEAEVSALHQTEPDTDTVKEMVSQETSLDPVISDDETEETEMQTGVMSGKGEENRIEYLEHDRTEDLKSKAELQMVQCSKETTGDSEDEKNISLESEAQNVVKQGESKEEFVACHSVTSENQVDKETFKEDTKQSELADQQGDGFTSMEGTDNSLAQKAELDGSVSEQLRLEGQAEEEQEDEGDAFDFDEDSEQILETDEKRDGGESDAQSEEDDGTSSMIRKAAPTGEAGERTGKIKTSDTLTKDDGLQHKEGNESEEAGHSQEEASALKTDEKADVSAEGNEASDSNEVEKAPGDSGLEQDLESAGCNRAESKEDLRGGRKGKGKSRDDCTVS; this comes from the exons GAAGACAGTGAGCGCTATTCACGTAGAGCCCGAAGAAATGCCTCG GCTTCGGATGAAGATGAGCGCATGTCAGTGGGTAGCCGTGGAAGCCTGAGG ATTGAGGAACGGCcagaaaaagattttgagaAG GGAGCACGTACTGTCTCAAGTCTGTCAGCAGCTACCTTAGCTTCCTTGGGTGGGACTTCTTCTCGAAGAGGCAGCGGGGATACATCCATCTCAGTGGATACAGAGGCATCTATTAGAGAAATCAAG GACTCTCTAGCTGAAGTTGAAGAGAAATATAAGAAGGCGATGGTTTCCAATGCTCAGCTAGacaatgagaaaacaaatttcatgTACCAAGTAGATACCCTGAAGGATGCACTCTTAGAATTAGAGGAACAGCTCGCAGAATCCAGGAGGCAATATGAAGAAAAGAGTAAA GAATTTGAGAGAGAGAAGCACGCTCATAGCATACTGCAGTTCCAATTTAAGGAAATCAAAGAGGCTTTGAAGCAAAGAGACGAAATGCTTGCA AAACATGGAATAATCCCAGACTCCGACATAGCCACCAATGGGGATGCATCAGATGTTCTCGATAACGAAGGACACTTGGATTCTTCCAAAGCTGTTCCAGGCACACCACAGGCATTAAAGACAGCAGGGGATGGCATGCTAG GCAAAGCCAAGGAAGTGGACATGAAAAATGAGATTGTGGAGGAtgtggggaaaagagaaatcttGCAGAATTCTGAGCATGAGGAACACAAAGAGGAGTCTGAGGAACAGGAAGTACAGACATTGCATGCTGATGAAAATACAAGGGCAGAAAACCTGATTGAAGAACCTGATGCTCTGTCAACAGTGATGTTACCAGATAGTAGGTTCTGTAAGGCTTTGGATCAGTTCTGTAAACCTGTGTCAGGGAATGCTTGTTCAAGTGATGATAGTGATGCAGATGATTTGAGAAAGGAGACACAGtcagcagacacagcagccCGGCAGCCTGTTAGCAAGGAGGTTGAACAGAGTAACTTAAACCCAAGGACAGCTGAGAACTCAGAAATGGGCTCACTGCAAGGTCAGGATTTTGAGAGTCCTCAGGAAATGCATGGTGAATTAAATGCAGAGCATGAACTGGAAAAAGCTGCTCTTCaacaggaagaaggagaggatgTGGAAGCTAGCTGTGCACTGAGTGCTAATGAGGCAGAACAAGCAGCAGACAGTGCAGGTGACAGCAGTGAGGTGGTTTCTGACCAGTCAGGGCTACCAGAGCTAGTGGACTCACAAAGTGAAGTGGTAAATGTAGAGCGCTGTGCTGAAACACTCCAGTGCTCAGGAGAAAGTGCTGGAAGCAAAGTTACAGAGGTCTTAGAAAAAACTCTTGTTGAAAGCAAAGACTGCACTGATGGAACAGCTAATGAAACTGGAGGTGATAGAGCTGGAGAACAAAATGAGGTTGGGAGTGCAGTTCAGggtgagaaaatggaaagagattCCACGGGCTCAGAAGGGGAGGAGTCATGTGGAAGCTGTGCCCCATCAGATCCAAATGAGGAGGGAGATGATCAGGCACAGATCCAGCCAGTTTCCTCAGAGGACAGTGAGGAAGCATTGTTAGAGGAACAGAATATGCAGGAACAAACGGAACTTAAGCCTGCTGAGAAAGGTGGACAGGAGGAAGTATTGACTGGAAACTTAGAGGAGTATTCAGATTGCgcagaaaagcaggagaaggCTTCAGGGGAGTCTGCAGGCTCTGCTAATGAGGCAGAAGTTAGTGCACTGCATCAGACAGAGCCAGACACGGACACTGTGAAAGAAATGGTGTCTCAGGAAACCAGTTTAGACCCAGTTATTTCAGATGATGAAactgaggaaacagaaatgcaaacaggaGTTATGtctgggaaaggagaggaaaatagaatagaatacTTAGAACATGATAGAACAGAAGACTTAAAATCAAAGGCAGAGCTTCAAATGGTTCAGtgcagcaaagaaacaacaggTGACTCAGaggatgagaaaaatatttctttagaaaGTGAAGCACAGAATGTAGTTAAACAAGGTGAATCTAAAGAGGAGTTTGTTGCATGTCACAGTGTAACTAGTGAGAATCAAGTTGATAAAGAAACGTTTAAAGAAGATACAAAGCAGTCAGAGCTCGCAGACCAGCAGGGTGATGGCTTTACTTCTATGGAAGGTACAGATAATTCTCTTGCACAGAAAGCTGAGCTGGATGGAAGTGTGAGTGAGCAACTTAGACTAGAGGGCCaagcagaggaagaacaagaagatGAAGGTGACGCATTTGATTTTGATGAGGATTCAGAACAGATACTGGAAACTGATGAAAAACGCGATGGAGGAGAATCTGATGCACAGAGTGAAGAGGATGACGGAACAAGCAGCATGATAAGAAAAGCTGCCCCTACAGGTGAAGCCGGAGAGAGAActggcaaaataaaaaccagtgACACCTTGACCAAAGATGATGGCTTACAGCATAAGGAAGGAAATGAGTCAGAAGAAGCAGGGCACTCGCAAGAGGAAGCGTCAGCACTGAAAACTGATGAGAAGGCTGATGTGTCGGCAGAGGGAAACGAAGCATCAGATTCTAATGAAGTGGAAAAGGCACCAGGTGACAGTGGTCTAGAACAGGATTTGGAGAGTGCCGGCTGTAACAGGGCTGAAAGCAAAGAGGATTTGCGAGGTGGTAGGAAGGGTAAGGGTAAATCCAGAGATGACTGTACAGTGTCCTGA